From the Deinococcus gobiensis I-0 genome, the window GGAACGCGAGGCCGCCGTGCTGCTGGGCGTGGGCCGGCTGCTGGGCGAGGACCAGAGCGACCGCGCCCTGGAGGGGGCCATCCGGCTCGCCACGCTGGCCCTGAACGCCGGGCGGGGCCTGATCGCCCTGACCGGCCCGGACGGCGCGGTGACGCGCTGCGCGACCTACAACCTGCCCCCCCCCAGCGACGAGGAGCTCGCCTCGCTGCGCTCTCAGCTCGGGCGCGGGCCCCGGCCCCTGACCCGGCGCGCGTGCCTGCCGGTCGCGGGCAGCGGCTTGATCGTGCCGCTGCGGGGGGGGCCGCTGCGCGGCGAGGCCGAGGCCGAGGGCAACGCGCTGCTGGGCTTCCTGTACGTCGACGACCCCGGCACCGCCGCGCCGGGCGACCGCGCGCTGGCCCTGGCGCGCAGCGTCGCCGACCAGATGGCCCTGACCCTGAGCCGCGAGTGGCTGCTCTCGGCGCTGGCGCGCGAGGAGGCCCGTTACCGCCAGCTTGCCGAGGGCGCGCACGACCTGATCCTGAGCACCGACGCCTCGGGCACCGTGACCTACGCCAACCCGGCCGCGACCCGGCTGCTGGGGCCGCTGACCGGGCCGCTGACGGGCGCCAGCCTGCTGCGCCTGCCCACCCCCGCCACCCAGGGCGCGCTGGCCCAGGCCTGGGAGCGGGCCCACCGCAGCGCTTCGGGGGGCCGCACCGAGATCACCGTCGGCGGCATGCGGCTGGAGGTACGCCTGAGCATGGTGGGCGAGGGCCAGGGCGTCTTGATGGTCGGGCGCGACCTCAGCGAACTCCAGACCCTGGCCGACGAGATCACCCGCCGGGGTCAGGCGCTGGAGGCCGCGACGAGCCGGCAGCTCGAACTGCGCACCTACCTCACGCTGTTCACGCAGGCGCAGGAGGAGGAGCGCCGGCGCATCAGCCGCGAGCTGCACGACGACACCGCGCAGGTCCTGATCGCCTCGACGCGGCGGGTCGCCCGGCTGGCGCGCGAGCTGGAGGGCGAGCAGCGCGCCCGGGCCGACGACATCCTGCAAGACCTGAATGCCGCCATCGAGAGCGTGCGGCGCTTCGCGCGCAACCTGCGGCCCAGCGTCCTCGACGACCTGGGGCTGCTGCCCGCCCTCGAATGGCTCGCCTCGCAGGCCCAGACCGAGACCCGGCTGGAGGTCAGCGGCCAGGAGCGCCGCCTGCCCCCGGCGGTCGAGCTGACCGTCTTCCGGCTCTCGCAGGAGGCCCTGAACAACGTGGACAAGCACGCGGGGGCGGGTACGGCGGCCATCCGGGTGGCCTTCGGGCCGGGCGAGGTGCGCGTGGCGATCACCGACGACGGCCGGGGCTTCAGCACCGAGCAGGCCGAGGCGCAGGCCCGCGCCGGGCATCTGGGCCTCATCGGGCTGCGCGAGCGCGTGGCGCTGGCGGGCGGCGCGCTGGGCGTGGACAGCGCGCCGGGCCAGGGCACGTCGCTGGTGTTCACTCTGCCGGGATAGAGTCGGGGCCTATGTCCAACCGGGCCGTTCTCGTCAGTGAGCTGGTCGATGCCGTGCGCGGGGCCGTCGCGCAGGACGTGGCGCGGGAGGGCCCCGCCCCCGGCTCCGGCCTCGTCGTGACCGAGGTCGAGCTGGAGATCAAGGCGACCCTGCGCGCGGGCACGGACGGGCGGGCACAGTGGTACGCCCTGAGCGCGGGCGCGCAGGTCTCGCGCGAGCAGGTGCAGGTCTTTCGGCTGGCCTGGGTGCGCACGGCGGAGGTCCGGCTGCGCGAGAGTACGGAGGTCCGGTACCAGCTCATCACCGGGCTCGACGCGCTGTACATCGGCCTGAGCGAATGGACGGCGGCCGGGCCCCTCCCCTTCCGGCCCAGGGACGCCGAGCTGCGCCTGCAACTCGTCGTGCTAGAGAGCGGCGAACTGCGCCTCGCCGGGGTGGGGGCGCAGACCGCACAGGGCCACACCCACCTCGTGATCCTGAAACTCGGGCCGCGCCCGGAGACCCAGCTCCAGGGTTGAGGGAACGCACAGAAAGAATTGCGAACGAACGGATCTGGTTCAATGACACAGTTTTCGATTCCGCTTCCGCTGCCCCGCCGCCCCCGAGGACTCAGACGCGATCCGTATGGACCCCTCTTCCCTTTTCTTCTCTCCGGAGGCGCTGCTGGGCGGCGTCCTGTGGCTGACCGTCACGTTCGTCTGCCTGCTGATGCTGGGCCTGACGTGGTGGCGGCCCTCCTACGCCGGCTGGCGGGGCTGGGCCTGCGGCAACGCCGGGGTCGTGCTGGGCATGCTGATCGGCGCGCTGCGTACGCCCGACACCCGGCTCACGTCGGTGCTGCTGGGCAACGGCCTGGTGCTGCTGGGGTCGGCCCTGCTGCTGCTAGCCTTCACGCGCTTCGCGGGAGGCCGCCCGACCCGCCGGGCCCTGTGGGGGCAC encodes:
- a CDS encoding trypco2 family protein, with product MSNRAVLVSELVDAVRGAVAQDVAREGPAPGSGLVVTEVELEIKATLRAGTDGRAQWYALSAGAQVSREQVQVFRLAWVRTAEVRLRESTEVRYQLITGLDALYIGLSEWTAAGPLPFRPRDAELRLQLVVLESGELRLAGVGAQTAQGHTHLVILKLGPRPETQLQG
- a CDS encoding GAF domain-containing protein; the encoded protein is MTLPPSLAQASTAPQFGDGVARFACETTRAHGVRVWVVSGGQLGEVACEGRGLGLSDGSLAARALSSGVLEEAGMLSCVPFGCGVLECVGASPEGIQTLLGLAPLLGLALEGVQAREARRGHGRLAETVEGLVRRLGGSLDLAEVLPVTAQSAALALGFSRAFVGLFSEFGEAGARTGEVYTYGFDHEFTGGIGVGPVSFEKLIRRGEAIRFERARDAQTPLARGLAELDPVAAVIAPLSARGRPLGLLYVDSRVPGTATSEDDARLVLALAEQASLAIDNARLYAIETRKREAAEALREAGAALTGSLHLQDTLSRVLDWASKLFGTDAAGVYELQPDGRTLNILSAVGLPSEYVLRVRAKVGAGVTGRAAQSREPVAARDLTAEHYGGGSRYTRQLLAQGRYPYRGVVGLPLLSRAGIYGVLTLYWSAPLPLGEDDLALAGVFAAQASLAIENARLYEEELRQEREAAVLLGVGRLLGEDQSDRALEGAIRLATLALNAGRGLIALTGPDGAVTRCATYNLPPPSDEELASLRSQLGRGPRPLTRRACLPVAGSGLIVPLRGGPLRGEAEAEGNALLGFLYVDDPGTAAPGDRALALARSVADQMALTLSREWLLSALAREEARYRQLAEGAHDLILSTDASGTVTYANPAATRLLGPLTGPLTGASLLRLPTPATQGALAQAWERAHRSASGGRTEITVGGMRLEVRLSMVGEGQGVLMVGRDLSELQTLADEITRRGQALEAATSRQLELRTYLTLFTQAQEEERRRISRELHDDTAQVLIASTRRVARLARELEGEQRARADDILQDLNAAIESVRRFARNLRPSVLDDLGLLPALEWLASQAQTETRLEVSGQERRLPPAVELTVFRLSQEALNNVDKHAGAGTAAIRVAFGPGEVRVAITDDGRGFSTEQAEAQARAGHLGLIGLRERVALAGGALGVDSAPGQGTSLVFTLPG